From a single Papaver somniferum cultivar HN1 unplaced genomic scaffold, ASM357369v1 unplaced-scaffold_133, whole genome shotgun sequence genomic region:
- the LOC113333797 gene encoding uncharacterized protein LOC113333797, producing the protein MFEGLCIANPALKHLVIINCGLTESTVEIYAPNLLTISYIAVAADDFRLSSFPSLEEAKIKFDLRDCDEYDILNEVFVKIFEIFSSAKLLKICAESFLGCKIAFVEDDDYWSLPKCLPPHLKAIKFKNFGRKLMELNAIKLFLKNARFLESVTIVGSRRLSADHLKQNSVMKQLLMFPKPPNCVVKFLTSSEDTQQYF; encoded by the exons ATGTTCGAGGGGTTATGCATTGCAAACCCCGCACTGAAGCACTTGGTCATTATTAACTGTGGATTAACAGAGTCTACGGTGGAGATTTATGCTCCTAATTTATTGACCATTAGCTACATAGCAGTGGCAGCAGATGACTTTCGCCTCAGTAGCTTTCCGTCACTAGAGGAGGCCAAAATTAAATTTGATCTTCGGGATTGCGACGAATACGACATCCTAAACGAAGTATTTGTCaagatttttgaaattttttctaGTGCAAAGCTCCTTAAAATTTGTGCTGAATCATTTCTG GGTTGTAAAATCGCTTTcgtagaagatgatgattattGGTCACTTCCTAAGTGTTTGCCTCCACACCTCAAGGcaatcaaattcaaaaattttggaaggaaattaatggagctAAATGCAATTAAGCTCTTTCTGAAGAATGCCCGTTTTCTTGAGAGTGTAACCATTGTAGGTTCTCGAAGGCTCTCCGCAgaccatttgaaacaaaacagTGTAATGAAGCAGCTTCTAATGTTTCCGAAACCCCCAAATTGTGTGGTTAAGTTCTTGACAAGCTCTGAAGACACTCAACAGTACTTTTAA